Proteins co-encoded in one Acidimicrobiales bacterium genomic window:
- a CDS encoding class I adenylate-forming enzyme family protein, protein HRALTAPASAAALVPGIVPRGEVVSGLPVAHIAGFSMLVSTGGGGLPIYLLRRFRPDTALDAIESRRPFMFIGVPAMYRMMWEAGAPERDLGSVRVWASGADAMPFELAQSFQKLGSLVRLPGGRRLGRAAFLDGYGMVEVGGGVALKLLPPGPSLPVKGLLGAPMPRYSLKVVDDGGQPVRRGAVGELMVKGPGVMRGYHGQAAATDETVTPDGWVRTGDLARSHRLGLIEFAGRKKDVVKHGGYSVFPPEVEAVIEQHPGVSECAVVGLTDERKGQVPAAVVVRREGGGAGASEDEIIAWARQRLADYKVPTRVVFVPELPRTGTEKIQKQALPELFV, encoded by the coding sequence CCACCGGGCCCTGACCGCTCCCGCCAGCGCCGCCGCCCTGGTGCCGGGCATCGTCCCCCGTGGCGAGGTGGTCAGCGGTCTGCCGGTGGCCCACATCGCCGGGTTCTCCATGCTGGTGAGCACTGGGGGCGGCGGCCTGCCGATCTACCTGCTGCGCCGGTTCCGGCCCGACACCGCCCTCGACGCCATCGAGTCCCGCCGGCCGTTCATGTTCATCGGCGTTCCCGCCATGTACCGGATGATGTGGGAGGCGGGGGCCCCGGAGCGGGACCTGGGCTCGGTGCGGGTCTGGGCCTCCGGCGCCGACGCCATGCCGTTCGAGCTGGCCCAGAGCTTCCAGAAGCTCGGCTCGCTCGTCCGCCTTCCCGGCGGCCGGCGCCTGGGCCGGGCGGCGTTCCTCGACGGTTACGGCATGGTCGAGGTCGGAGGCGGGGTGGCGCTCAAGCTGCTGCCGCCGGGGCCGTCCCTGCCGGTGAAGGGCCTGTTGGGCGCGCCCATGCCGCGCTACTCGCTGAAGGTCGTCGATGACGGGGGCCAGCCGGTGCGGCGCGGGGCGGTGGGCGAGCTGATGGTGAAGGGCCCCGGCGTGATGCGCGGCTACCACGGTCAGGCCGCCGCCACCGACGAGACGGTCACGCCCGACGGCTGGGTGCGCACGGGAGATCTGGCGCGCTCGCACCGGCTGGGCCTCATCGAGTTCGCCGGTCGCAAGAAGGACGTGGTCAAGCACGGCGGCTACTCGGTGTTCCCACCCGAGGTGGAGGCGGTCATCGAGCAGCACCCCGGTGTCTCGGAGTGCGCCGTGGTGGGCCTCACGGACGAGCGCAAGGGTCAGGTTCCGGCCGCGGTCGTGGTGCGCCGCGAGGGGGGCGGCGCCGGGGCGTCCGAGGACGAGATCATCGCCTGGGCGCGCCAGCGCCTGGCCGACTACAAGGTGCCGACCCGGGTGGTGTTCGTGCC